The following DNA comes from Eleginops maclovinus isolate JMC-PN-2008 ecotype Puerto Natales chromosome 8, JC_Emac_rtc_rv5, whole genome shotgun sequence.
AATCAGACGCTGTTATgtaatgtatatatttgcaGCTTTAAGTAGAAGAAAGGTTTTTAAATATAAGTTGAATTTTTAATTTTTAGTGAAAATCTTTGTCCAATTTGAGTGAATCTTAACAGTTTGATAAATACTCTCCAGATGTTCCAGCACCACTGTATTCCCTCTCGTGTACAGCTACAGTCAataaagaccccccccccccatcccctcACGTACATGTTACACATATAAGCACACCCACTCAgcacatattaataataataataataataataataataataataacaacaacactataAGGTAACGTCACTGCCCTCCCTCTAGGGGGACCAGGTGCCATCAAGAGTACGCCTGTGTGGGACAGAGTGGGACATGTAACTGGGATGCACAGAGGTAGTTCAGATTCCAATGTTTATGAGAGTAGGGGTCTCCAGCAAAAAGAAACTGCTAATGCTAATTTAGATATGTTAGATAATTAGCACAATTAGCATGTGTTGCATCAATGAGCATTAATTACCAATAATTCACCTTAACTTCTTccattgctgtgtgtgtttaaatgagtTTCCCAGTTCAGAGAGCTGGGAAACTGGAAACGAGAGTAAAAAGCCACGTTTTGGACGATCAATCAAATGCTGGACGAGTGATAGACACTCAGTGCAGTCCCACACAGAGCCggacacctggtcaccctacCTGCCGCCCCCATCATGTGGCCCACCCCTCAGAGAGCCTCATGCGTTTGACGGAGGGGCTGTGGCGCTCTTCCGAGCCGGGAGGGGGCAGCAGGAAGTTGCCGTGGTGATCGTCACGCTCCTCGCTGCCCTCGTACGAGCTGCCGCACGAGGAGGCGCTGTCGCCGGGCGGAGATCGGCCCGAGACGGAGTACGAGGACAcgcatcctcctcctcctcctcctcctcctcctcctccgaccATCAGGCCGCTCAGCATCCGGTCCCGGGGGGGGGAGGCCGGCTCAGACTTGATGTGGAGGTTcgggtgaggagaggagaggttcAGGTTGGAGGTCTGACACAGgttcctgcagggggggggggattataTAAGATTCACTTTATTATCCAAAACTTTAGTTTtgtgtgaaagtgaaatgtttaaaaataaaaataaaatatagactTTAAACGGGTCTGTGATTCTCTGTCTTATTCCAAGGGAAATTGGATTTTGTGATAAAagatttaataattaaaaatataatttaaaaagtataaattaatgtcaaagataaaataaatatttatataaaataaaacaataaggtccaaatgtatttataataaaataagaaattaaagcaaaaaacagtttaataaatgcgttaaatatatttctaaaaacataaaataatccaaatcaacattaaagtattttttaaataacgtATTATTGAAATCTTTCAAACCTACAAACAGAAATGAgatttgatgtgtttctgtctctcacccCATGTGACCGAGTGCAGAGTGCTGCAGGTTctggatctgctgctgctgccaggaAGACACCGAGCCCAGACCAGAACCTCCGAACccggacagagaggagaggtcGCTGCTCAGGGAGAACTCTGAGGGGAGATAATTCAAGGTACTCTCATGCAACTACTCCaatatattgtactttttaccaCAATACATGTCTGACTTTCAGATTATAATCTGTTGTACTTTTACAGTTCAGAGAAAACTAGAAAGTTAAAAagaacaaactaaaataaatgtcagtttgCCCAAAAAACAAGAGATcgtattaaaatatatatataatcaatcatgcaattaaaaaacatcCTGAGCTTTTGACTGCCATACAGTCATTTGTTTATAGTAAACCTTgtgaaaaatatacagtatgcttAAAGGCTTTCCCTGCAGTGCTCACCTGTGCCATATGCGGAGGAGAGGGAGGACGGATACCCCCCCATCACCTGTCCAGgtagagagggagcagagagagagagggctggggaGGAGAGAGACTGGGCCGATTGGGAGTGGTTTATCCTCTGGTTCTGTGCAGAGagacaacacaaatatataattataatagaTATAGAACAGATATATATTCCTGTGTATCTTTATACTTCTACAAGATAATTATATGCGAGTTCTTTCACGATTTCCTGAGAACATTTCTCTCATAATTTCCCCtaatttttcacatttctgggccttttttcagactttatttctgtgattttaggaataatatttagttttctgagacatttttaaatattccatcagaaatgttttcacttgaatctcaaacattttctgtaactTTTGAACAAATCTTTCTAAACATTTAAAGTACTTTAAGGAGATaattcagatgtgttttttgaaagatTCTCGGATAAGTCATATATTTGGGGATCCTTTTTCTCCACATATTTAACATCCACatatttttagatttctttCCCAAAAAATTCAGGTGTTGAATGggtatttttttattagttcTCAGAAGAATTTCCTAAacttttcaacatatttttctaAACATTTCTCATATTCTTTGgatttttcttcaaatattttatgaacAAGGTTTCCCTAAAAATCAGATGTTAAATgggtattttttaattattattcagaACATTTTCGGACACTTTTCAGAACTGCAGCAGATTATCTACATCCTGTATTTactgtttggtattttaatCTGTAGCAATGCATCATACGTTTGTTTCTCAGACACGTCAACAATCCTGAACCGACAGTAAATTAACCCAGTCTACACTTTTTATTAGCTACTGTAGtttatatacacatacatatatactgtatatatgtatgtgtatataaatactgtatatatgctCTTGTGTATTTCAGTTTGACTCACCAGCATGAGATCAAAGTCCTCACACTGCAGCATGAAGCACAGACTACAGTCACTGCAGCTCTACAGACACATCATAGTAATGACAGtaaacaggggggggggggcagcactCACAATGTTGGGCATGTTGCTGCACTTGTTGGGGGGCATCAGGGTCCGCAGGTCGGGCTTACGACTCATGTTCATGTGGGGGGGGCTCTTATCGTGCATGTTCTTATTAAGACCGCCCTGAGAGAGCAGG
Coding sequences within:
- the LOC134868496 gene encoding myocyte-specific enhancer factor 2C-like isoform X1, coding for MGRKKIQIARIMDERNRHVTFTKRKFGLMKKAYELSVLCDCEIALIIFNSTNKLFQYASTDMDKVLLKYTEYNEPHESRTNSDIVDTLRKKGLNGCDSPDIEADDSAGQSPESDDKYRKINEDIDLMINRQRLCQGLLPSNYDMGVSVPGSSPPGLLYPTHPALNCGLGNHNLLPVSHTHTHLQRNSMSPQRPPSTGNTGLMSSEMTNTVVSSVGNGYSSHCPSPGLLSQGGLNKNMHDKSPPHMNMSRKPDLRTLMPPNKCSNMPNINQRINHSQSAQSLSSPALSLSAPSLPGQVMGGYPSSLSSAYGTEFSLSSDLSSLSGFGGSGLGSVSSWQQQQIQNLQHSALGHMGNLCQTSNLNLSSPHPNLHIKSEPASPPRDRMLSGLMVGGGGGGGGGGGCVSSYSVSGRSPPGDSASSCGSSYEGSEERDDHHGNFLLPPPGSEERHSPSVKRMRLSEGWAT
- the LOC134868496 gene encoding myocyte-specific enhancer factor 2C-like isoform X2, producing MGRKKIQIARIMDERNRHVTFTKRKFGLMKKAYELSVLCDCEIALIIFNSTNKLFQYASTDMDKVLLKYTEYNEPHESRTNSDIVDTLRKKGLNGCDSPDIEADDSAGQSPESDDKYRKINEDIDLMINRQRLCGLLPSNYDMGVSVPGSSPPGLLYPTHPALNCGLGNHNLLPVSHTHTHLQRNSMSPQRPPSTGNTGLMSSEMTNTVVSSVGNGYSSHCPSPGLLSQGGLNKNMHDKSPPHMNMSRKPDLRTLMPPNKCSNMPNINQRINHSQSAQSLSSPALSLSAPSLPGQVMGGYPSSLSSAYGTEFSLSSDLSSLSGFGGSGLGSVSSWQQQQIQNLQHSALGHMGNLCQTSNLNLSSPHPNLHIKSEPASPPRDRMLSGLMVGGGGGGGGGGGCVSSYSVSGRSPPGDSASSCGSSYEGSEERDDHHGNFLLPPPGSEERHSPSVKRMRLSEGWAT